The DNA sequence TTGATATGtccaaggcttatgatagagttAATTGGAGGTTCCTTATTCAGGTTCTGGAGTCCTTTGGGTTTTCTCCTCAGTTTTGCGCTTTGATAAACCTTTGTATTTCCTCACCTTGGTATTCTATTATGATGAATGGTACTTCCTTGGGTTTCTTTAAGGGCGAGCGTGGTCTGAGGCAGGGCGATCCGCTGTCTCCTTACTTATTTGTCATTATGCAGGAGACACTATCTCGGTTGCTCAAGAATGCTTTTGAGAATGGTAAAATTGGCAAGTTTTCTCAAGCTAGAGGCACGCCTTTTGTTTCCCACCTTATGTATGcggatgatattattattttctctaaTGGTGGGAAGAAGTCTATGAGAGGGTTGATGGAGGTGCTTAATCTTTATGAGAAGTGGACAGGTCagattcttaataaaaataaaagtgctattttgttttcaaaaaaaatatctgaTCCTAGGaaatcttctcttcttcattTGACTGGTTTTTCAGAAGGATCTTTTCCCTTTAAATATCTGGGAGTTCCTATTGTGATGGGTCGTTTGAAGGTTTATGATTTTGGTGATCTGATtggtaaatttaataaaaaagttgcagggtggaaaatgaaattgattTCTACTGGGGGTCGTGTTATTCTTTTACGTCATGTTTTATCGAGCATGGCAACTCATCTCATGGTCGTCCTTCAGGTTCCCCATGGTGTTTATGTGGCGTTGAACAGGATTATGAGCTCCTTTTTTTGGGGTGATCTTGAGGGGAGAGGAAAGAGGAAGTGGGTggcttggaaaaatatttgtcaTCCTACGGAGGAAGGCGGTTTGGGTATTCGGGATTTTGAGGAGATTCAGAGGGCCTTAcatatgaaatttgcttggCATTTAATTCAGGGGCATTCTTTATGGGCAGAATTTTTCAGAGGTAAGTATGTGAAAGGTAGTCACTTATCCCTTTTGAACCCTACTAAAGGAACTAGGTTTTGGAAAGCCATTGTGCATTGCATCCCGGaggttttaaataattctaagtgGCTGGTGAGAGAAGGTAATGtttctttttggtatgataattggGCAGATGGGGGTCCTATTGGTGATCATTTTCCAGTTCTTGAGAGACCTTTGCTTCGAGTCAAAGAGTGTCGGCTTGATAATGGTTGGGATACCTCTCTTTTGGAAAGACTAGTTGGTTCACAAAAAGCCGAAGATCTGTTTCAGTTTTTGGCGACTAGGAAGGATGGTCAGGATATCCTTATTTGGATGAGGGATAATAATGGGGAGTTTAACACTAGAAGTGCTTGGGATTGTATCCGTGTGAGAGCTCCTTCGTTACCTTGGGCAAATTGGATTTGGCATACTCATATACCcaagaaaatttctattatgatgtggaaggcGTACCATAATTGTTTGAGTGTGGATGAGAAGATTAAGAATATTGGCATTCCTGTTGTTTCTAAATGTAATTGTTATGCTAGGGGACATATGGAGGATTTAAATCACGTTCTCTGTACAGGCGATTTTGCCAGATGTATTTGGAGGTTGGCAACGACCCATCTAGGTGTTCATATGGGTGTTTTCAATACTTGGAAGGAGCAAATTAATTTCTGGTTTCGGCGTGCTGGTAAGTCCTCTCAGTTAAGGTTTATCTTTGGTATTCTTccttctattgtttcttggaggCTTTAGGATAGACGTTGCAAAGCTCGGATGGAAGATAAAGTGGAGTCAGTTCAGTCTGTTTGGCATGTTATCAAGCTATGGATTCGAAGGATTATGTCGTTATTTATGAAAGTCGCTAGGATTTCTTTTCAAGATGAGGCTATTCTGAAAAGGTTGGAGATCCCAGTTGTATATCCTAGGCCCAGGCATATTCGTGTGATCAGGTGGAAACGGCCTCCCCAAGATTGGATGAAACTCAACTCGGATGGTAGTAGTTTAGGGAATCTAGGGCCGGCTGGCGCTGGGGGGGTTATTCGTGATAGTCTTGGTAGGTTGCACTCTGCTTACTCGGTTTTCTTGGGTCAGGGTTCTAATAATTTTGCTGAGTTGAGAAGTTTGTTGGAAGGGGTTAGGAGGTGTCATCAATTGGGTTTTTGTCGAGTTGAGATTGAGGTTGATTCCCAATTGTTGGTTCGCTGGTGTACGAAGGGTGAGTGTAATATTTGGTACCTAtaagatttttgggaggaattgTGGGGTCTTTTGGTAGGTATGGAGTTTCGCATGCACCATGTTTTTCGAGAAGGTAATGTGGTCGCCGATTTTCTTGCCAAAAGGGGAGCTGGGGGTTTTAATAtggattggtatgctcatgactCCTTACCTGATCAGATCCGTGGTCTGCTTCGTATGGACAAAATTGGTCTTCCCTACTTGCGCTTATCGTAGTCCTGGTACGTTTCtcttttggtttctttgaattttgtatgttgtttgctcgttttgcaGGTGCTTTGGCTTTGGTCCTGGCTGTTTTGGTTTCTGGTTTTTACGTTTAGTGGGTTGGTTGTTTCAGGCATGTTAGAGTTGGTCTCGTTTTTGGtcgttttgttcttttgttttggtttgtttggacacttggtttTGGGTCTTTGTTCTTAGCGTTTATCTTGTAAGCCCCCAAGTGTTATGAtgttaccacggtattcctccgccataagtgagggctaattaataaacttgggacgggGCCGCTATGTGGGTGGTTACcggctctttttttttaaaaaaaaaaaaaatccggtcATGGATGTAAATTTCTcttgatgaatgaatgaatgatgacattttccttaaaaaaaaaggtttatcatacatatatataggagcACATGTCTCGGCTTTTTAGTTTAGACTTATCTGATAATTTGTTCAGGTGATCAATTCACAAAAGAAATTTGTGCATGATGCCAACATTAGTATTAGACTAGGCTCCCATAGGCAATAGTTCTTTGATTTTATCCATGTTTTCCATAGTGAATGGTACCTTTCTTGAGTTCAGCTCCCTCTACAACTTGAGACCATGGATATCCATTGCAAACCAACAATCTTAGTGGCAACATTCCCATTGAG is a window from the Carya illinoinensis cultivar Pawnee chromosome 14, C.illinoinensisPawnee_v1, whole genome shotgun sequence genome containing:
- the LOC122293851 gene encoding uncharacterized protein LOC122293851, giving the protein MVHSINKTTIGGNVLVKLDMSKAYDRVNWRFLIQVLESFGFSPQFCALINLCISSPWYSIMMNGTSLGFFKGERGLRQGDPLSPYLFVIMQETLSRLLKNAFENGKIGKFSQARGTPFVSHLMYADDIIIFSNGGKKSMRGLMEVLNLYEKWTEGSFPFKYLGVPIVMGRLKVYDFGDLIGKFNKKVAGWKMKLISTGGRVILLRHVLSSMATHLMVVLQVPHGVYVALNRIMSSFFWGDLEGRGKRKWVAWKNICHPTEEGGLGIRDFEEIQRALHMKFAWHLIQGHSLWAEFFRDGGPIGDHFPVLERPLLRVKECRLDNGWDTSLLERLVGSQKAEDLFQFLATRKDGQDILIWMRDNNGEFNTRSAWDCIRGTYGGFKSRSLYRRFCQMYLEDRRCKARMEDKVESVQSVWHVIKLWIRRIMSLFMKVARISFQDEAILKRLEIPVVYPRPRHIRVIRWKRPPQDWMKLNSDGSSLGNLGPAGAGGVIRDSLGRLHSAYSVFLGQGSNNFAELRSLLEGVRRCHQLGFCRVEIEVDSQLLVRWCTKGMEFRMHHVFREGNVVADFLAKRGAGGFNMDWYAHDSLPDQIRGALALVLAVLVSGFYV